The Oryza brachyantha chromosome 7, ObraRS2, whole genome shotgun sequence genomic interval CCGTCAATTTCTCCCAAATTATATTACCATCAGTAGTGAAACCGACTATTATACGAGAAAGAACATAAACCTTTACATAACTAAACCTAGGCAAAAAATGTAAaggttttgaaatttgaaatacTTGTACGTCTTATATTTTCTGATCgactaaatataaaattttacttgaTATATAAACCCAAATTAAGGTTCCAAATTAAATCTCTGTGTATCCATATCCATCTGATCGATCAGTTTATATCTGATGAAAATATACGTgcatcattttaaaatatcgtGCAAAATTCTCTTCTTTGCATTGGACTGCGTACGTGCAATAATAAAGTATAAACTCGACTATGCATGTAACCACCGGGTCTCTATAAGTCTATAAACCTGATATAGTGCTAGATTGACATCGTAATAAAGTATGTGGCTCCATATGGTCTTCTGTCTTCAAATTTTCTGTAAActgaattataaaaatagtatGTTACGATGTTTCGTTACAACGGTACAGATCTATATAGCTTCcaattttctctaaattagGATTGCTTCAGCGATAAATGGTCATTGCCTTCTTATTCCTtcagcccctctctctcatttttcCATAGGGGATACTCGTAAACATTCCTAAAAGCCCTTCATGGTTACAATTCTAACGTTGAATTTAgctattgcattttttttgtctacaAGCTGAAGAACACACGTGgtgagcaattttttttttgagaaaatagaTGGTGTCTTTACCATACTTAAAAATGTATCGAGAAGTACGACTAACCATATTGGAAAGGAACAAAATAATTGGTATGTTATATTACCAAGTTTAGTTCTCGTACTATAATTttgttaattgtatttttttccaaaaacaatcTGGTTTTGTTTGAAAGGGACAAAACCTTAGTTGCAACATTTTAGTAGATGAAAAATGGTACCTAATTAAAACCTTAACAGCATACACAAACGGTGTTCAGCATCCAGTAcaagacagagagagagagagagagagagcttgTTTCTACATGCAATGGAGCCTTTGCCTTTGTCCATGCATCTTATCTTTCTTTCCACACATATGTACTTTTCAGAATGTCACATGACAATGAGGAGAAATTGTTAAGTTGCCCATGTGTGTGCTGTACATGTTTTCAGGTTACCTGGAAGGGCATTTGCAAGGAGAGGGCATGTATGGCTCACTGGAGCAAATGAAGTTGACAGCAAAGTATTTCTAAGAGCAATTCTTGCCAAGGTTCAGAGTGATCACCTTCTCTTACCTATTTTTCCCCTCTGAATCCAACATTACTTTGCAGTTTGAACACTGTAGTCTGTCAAGGAATGACCATAATCAGAccagaaaaaaatgacatgATATAATGTACTTTTGGAGCCAGCATGAATATGTAAAGCATTTGTTCACCTTTTTTCCTGGTCATATGGGACactaattattctttttattgtttttttctgatgCGGTGCAtaacaaaaaaaccaaattgaTGAATGGCAGAGTGCTGGTATCCAGGTATTTGCCTCTAAAAGTAGCTGTTTTTTAGCTATGAAATTTTGTGGCTTTTGTGCATCTTTGGATGCAGTGGCCAGGGTAGTTGTTCCATTTATCTTTCTCTGCAAAAAAAGTTGTTCCATTCTAAAAAATCTATGAATTTCAGACTGTAAATTTCAACTAACGTCCTTGCATTGTACATTTCAACCATATTCATTGCAGACAGTTGTGTGCATTCCTGTTGTCGACGGTGTACTGGAAATAGGAACTACAGAAAAGGTGAATTCATACATACTTTATAACAAGTTACAGAGTAGCTAATGTGaatatatgcttataaaaaatcccgataaatattatttgactatgaaacaaataataatcCTATAAAGTCTCACTGAACAATTTGAAACGTaatcaaaatgtattttcaaGGTGGAAGAAGATATAGGCCTGGTTCAGTATGCAAGGAGCATCTTCATGGAGCAACATGGCATCCACATGAAGCCTACCCTCTCAGAGCATTCAACATCCAACCCAGTCACACACATTCATCAGCACCCAGTCCAGGTGCAGATGCAAACAGGTATCAGCCAGACAAATTTGGATTCAGATGGGCTCAATCCAGAAGAGGAGAATGATGAGACAGAAGAGGAGGGCATGTCAGGTTCAGACACAAACACTGACACTGCAAGGGATAATCCTGGCCTGCAGCAAGAGCCACTGAACATGGTGAGCTATGATCAGACAATTCCAAACAATGCTGCTTCCAGTGAACTGATGCAGTGTGAGATGTCAGAGCTTGTAAGAGATGGATGCTCAAACAATTTAGACGAAGAAATCCAAATGCTGATGGACTACCAAAACAGCAATGGCCAGTTCAGTTTGCAAGGGCCAGATGATCCCTGTCACTCTTGGCATTTCATCTGTGAAGAGTTGCAAAACAATTGCCAGCCAGGTAATACACATTTCAGGATATAACACTTCAAACATAATCtgtttccaaaatataattttactcAATTCTACATTTCTTCTCCATATATCTGAGATCTGTCTCCATTTCCCCTTGTGCCACACAGCTTCTGAAGATCAAGTGTCATCACCTGAAAACTGCCACTACCCGAAAACGCTCCTGACGATCCTGCAGCACAACGCGCAGCGACAATCGGAGCTAAAAACCAGCAGCTACCTGCCAGTTTCAGAGCAATCATCGTTCTCAAGATGGAGTCCTGAAGGGATTGCTGATAACCATGTCATGATCAGTCGTCAAGGAGCCACACAGAGGATGCTGAAGTGCATCCTGATGATGATTGTTCCCGGCAGTCACTACAGTTACAGCAGGGAAGCACAGACGCCTGAATCAAGGGGCGGGAAAGGCGCAGGTGGATCGAGGAAAGCTGGTGCCATCCAAGGTGATTTCAGTGCCAGCCATGTGttgaaagagaggaaaagaagagagaagctCAACGAGAAGTTCTTGATCCTGCGATCTCTGGTACCTTTCATgacaaaggtaattaagtactcTATTTTAATAGGATCCTCCAACCATGTTAGCCTGAATCTGGTGTTTCACTACTTCGGAATGCACAAATGTCTTTAAGAGGCGaccaatttattttgaaaaattcagAACGACGAAAATTGAATATTGAACctcttttttattgatataatatttttgaaattaaaaaatagtaaattacgCTCACGGTACGCAAACTTGTGTGGTGGGTGCAAATAGATATAACAACTTCTAAATTGCTCactttgattttagaaaaacttGGTTAGCTGGTGCGAATCGGACCAAAATGATCCACACCagcaaaatttatctaatataGCGCACATTAATGAAATAGCAGCATACACGTACGACTGTGATTTGGACATGTTATtcaaatccaaataaaaagaaaagttaaTCTCGATATATGTCGTGTAATGTTTATTGAtatgttataatatttatcatgaaaaattattttaattttcatgttcACGTTCAGACACTCTGAAAGTGTATTATTATGATCAGGCGTTTATAAtctatatattgaaaaataattaattataataaatatatttttagtataaaatttgttgtttaacaataattatatattattatgtatCATATTAGATCAATTTTGCTTGTGTGGATTATTTTGGCTCAAGTTTGCACGAATTAGACAAGTTATTGTATCGGAATAAGCTATTTACAGGTTATTATATCTATTTGCACTCACCATACATATTTGTGTACCGTAAACGTAATTtactcttaaaaataaactttggccAGAAGTGAACCTGTGCGGGACCCGCTggccaatttttttaaaaaaattcagtccAAAATGAATTGTGCACACTGCCTGAATCTTTTCGTGAAACCTTTGCTGCCCTGAATTATGTCAGCAAAGATTCCACGAAAAATGAAATGTTTCAGAAATTAAATGGCAGCTGAAAGAAAGAATTAATGTGTTTTTGGTCGTGTGCAGATGGACAAGACGTCAATACTCGGTGACACGATCGAGTACGTGAAGCAGCTAAAGAATCGCATACAGGACCTCGAGTCGTCACTGCCCGGCCGGATCACTTCAACCACGacgaccaccaccgccgccacggcggccgggaggCGCAGGAagagagccgccgccgccgccgtcgaacggagcagcagcagctgcaacgccggcgccgtcgaagGAGAAACGACGGAGGTGCAGGTGTCCATCATCGAGAGCGACGCGCTGGTGGAGCTCCGGTGCGGGTGCCACGGCGGCCggtcgagcggcggcggcgtgctggTCCGGGTGATGCAGGCGCTGCAGGGCCTCCATGTGGAGGTCACCGCCGTCCAGGCGTcgtgcggcggtggcggcgccgacgacggcgtgctGGTCGCCGAGCTGCGCGGCAAGGTcaaggacgacgacggcggcgacgacgacgacgacgacgtggctggtgggagccggaggaggaggaggaggagcagcatcGCTCAGGTGAAGAGGGCCATCCATCTCGTCctctcgtcgtcctcctcctcctcaccctaGATGCCTACCCCATCAACGTGCCTCCACGCATACTTGCGTCATGGGCGGAGCTAGAAAATTATCTTACTTTGATCTtgcttaaatttttagtatcttttttattatctaaataatgTAATTATGGGTTTCACCAGAGCTCGTTGGGTTCACCTGATCTCGATAAAATACTCTATAGCTCTGTCCCTGCCTTGTATATGCAGAGATTaccatatatttaataatatacatGGTAAAATTAGAACTTGTTATATGAGCCTTCGCAACGCCATGACCTGGGTGGGGCCTGGGACTTGGGTATGTTCCTACTTGAATATACGTGTGCCATATATACGTACAaaccatatattgatattttatacaGTGATTATATGTACGTACTTTGTTTCTGTTTTATactataggatttttttcctattatctaaatttattaatccaGAAATTTATTCATGGATTAATGTACTATGTCattagcaacaaaaaaaaatatggatgagattagaaaatattataaggTGAAATGCAGATAATATAATTGCAATCATATTTATGCATGCACTGTGCACCTGACCATATGTGCTGCGTGCATTCTGATTGCAAATATTGTCAAACCAGCGAGCTAGACCAGTTATAGTGTTACGCTTTCaggttaattagattagattagattaattaaaaacattAACAATCGTGGCAATGCTGTAATAGTGCATATTGGCAACGGTTAGATCAGCGAAGAAAAACCTGCAATTAATAATGCACGcaacaataatatataatccGGAGACTTCTGATGAGTTGCCTTCGATCCATCGTGCATATGTTGCACAATCCATATGGTCCCTCAGTAGCATCAGACTATCATGACCATGATATGAAATTTTAATCGAAACCCCAGGTATGAAAGTGAATGTTATCGAATGCAAATACAAAGCGAATAAAATTTGGAATGAATActttaacaaatatttatcaccATATAAAAACCGGTCGCGATGAACCCTTCAAACCACATAAAGTTCttgtatatgaaaaaataaattaagttgtATACATTTTAGCAACAACAAGTATGGGAATATCGTGTGTGTGAATCAACCACATTAATAAGAAATAAGAAAGAAGAGGTAAATTTTACGAAACTACAAATACTTTGATAAAATTATcgtaaaactataaatttagcattaaatttagagaattACTATACCATAGACGACGGGATACGTGGCGATGACGCTCACCATACCGACCAAGGTGGCCATGCCGTGCGTTGTTGACGATGACATCAAGGTGGCCGTGCCATGTCACCATAAGGTCAACGACCGTGGCGACCTTAATTACAAGCTCACGATGTCGGCGGTGACGACAACAGTGGTGCTCGACGGCAACGATTACGTACGGCGATAACAGCggctgcgacggcgacggcaacgaccgCAACAACGATGAAGATTCGCTACCGGTGATATGATACTGTTCATGATGCCACTAGTACTAGATATAATATTATTCAGATATTATACATGGTATATGTAAGGTACCATGTTACTTAGAAAGTATCATGTTACTTGAGCATGCTACTTGAAGTATCATACACGATACATGATACATGAGAGGTACCATGTTATCTGGACATTGTACCATGTCTAATATATTTGAGGTAACATGTTACTTGCGAAGTACTATGTTACCTAGATAAGATGACATGCAAGTTTTATCCCGTTGTCTTAACGGTACACCGTACCATAGTAGCCCccttaaatttatcaaaaaattagagaTTTAAAGCCTTgtatcacaaaattataaattcaaTGATGAAGctataaaaaacatgttttagaGTTACACTATCATCtttgaaaagttaaaaaattgtagTTTTGGGATACAAtggtttaaatatatatgtagttttataaaaaaaggttggatatgtagttttgtgatagtttgatcaaactatATGTAGtcttatgaaatttactctaataAATAACTAGTCATGTAAAGTGATACTAGATCATATTTAAGAATTTGTATTACAGATAATGCCATCATAAATAACATCACTCTTTAGATTTCACTACAtggattttgttttattttttgcaaatgatttttaaatttggaatttaaaaattattatattgtgTCCATCTTAAAGTCACATactagtattttataatttagttctaaaataaaataagaataaaacaCATTTGCATTATTGTAGTTTCTTAGGTTTACCACGTTTTTATGACAATAAAGTTGGGCCAGATGTATATGTCTGGCTAAAGTACAAGGTACCATGGGATAGGTTTTTGCCCCTAAAACTATATATCCAGATAGTTTTCGACCTAATTTGGTTACCGCAAAATACAAGCCTTGACATACCTATTTGCGACAAAAGTATCtgaaactatataaaaataatccaTATGACACTGTCCATTTCAAAAAGTTAACCAAATCCTAGAAACTatcgtactccctccgttaaatattataagactttctagattACCTGAATTCATCCgtgtatcaaaatatatatatatatatatatatatatatatatatatatatatatatatatatatatatatatatattgtatatgtgtttagattcattggCATATAACTAAATCTAGACAAAGTTAAaaagtattataatatagaaccaATGGAATAATTGATTTCATCCCATGGCATGATGGAAATCACCTTGTACGTAGCCTAACCGTGATGGGATGAGATCCAACATGCTACTGCACAGTGACGTGAATTTAATATATCTCACGACCATTGGATCAAAATAGATGGATGAGATTCAGTACTACAGTATTTTGCTACAGTACTGAACAAGGTTTATAAGTActgttgctacagtactttgACACTGTTTAAAGTATTAGATCGCTCTTACACTCGTATGAACAATGTCCCTCTGCAGTAATGCAGAGTAACCGGACCCAACCGTGATCGATATGCACCTTGAGCCACCAAGCTAGTTAGCTAGGTTTTGTTCTATTTCAACTTGGTTTTTCAAGCAGAAAAAAAGAGGGTGACGGAGAGGGAATATGTCGTTTAAAAATTTGAGCCCCGGTTCGATTATTAATTAGATAAATCAGAAATGTTTTGAGGCTGAGATGGattgatttgattatttgaaTTCAGTATGAGTTCAAGGCCATGTTCTGAGGCTCTGACCATGCTAATATTGAAGTAATAAATATGATGTACTCAATTtggagtttaaattttagtttgttgagattctaaaaaaatccataattCAGAACaagatatataaagataataaCTATTAAGTTGTTTCCATACTTAAGTGTTAGTTAGtgcatattaatttaattaaactttacAAACTAATATCACGTTGTACCGAAGccatacttttattttaaactaaCCAGTTAATTTGGTCCCATCTAAATGGACGGCccgatttatttatgtgattaGCATGGCAATATTCTCATTAATGTATAATTAACTAACtgttacaaatattttttttagaaaactagTGAAATCTCCATGCGTTTCAACAATTCAAACTTCAAATGTGCTTGACATCTTGAATCATAATggcatcaaaattttaaacatgccACAGCTATGCAACATTAATTGGGGTGTTGGGAGCATTTGAATATAGGAAGCACCTAGGTTTGATGGACAATGAGAATCGGGTCAGTGATGACATGCTGGTACGCAGGAGATTCACTATTATCACCATTACTTT includes:
- the LOC102700541 gene encoding basic helix-loop-helix protein A, producing MAAGDAQAALQAVARSLRWTYSLLWHPCPHQGSSLVWAEGHYNGAVKTRKTVQPAAAAEEEEDADHAARHRSRQLRELYDWLAGEAASSSDCAGAGGGGGSGQAAASRRPSAALSPEDLTETEWFFLMSASYSFPPAIGLPGRAFARRGHVWLTGANEVDSKVFLRAILAKSAGIQTVVCIPVVDGVLEIGTTEKVEEDIGLVQYARSIFMEQHGIHMKPTLSEHSTSNPVTHIHQHPVQVQMQTGISQTNLDSDGLNPEEENDETEEEGMSGSDTNTDTARDNPGLQQEPLNMVSYDQTIPNNAASSELMQCEMSELVRDGCSNNLDEEIQMLMDYQNSNGQFSLQGPDDPCHSWHFICEELQNNCQPASEDQVSSPENCHYPKTLLTILQHNAQRQSELKTSSYLPVSEQSSFSRWSPEGIADNHVMISRQGATQRMLKCILMMIVPGSHYSYSREAQTPESRGGKGAGGSRKAGAIQGDFSASHVLKERKRREKLNEKFLILRSLVPFMTKMDKTSILGDTIEYVKQLKNRIQDLESSLPGRITSTTTTTTAATAAGRRRKRAAAAAVERSSSSCNAGAVEGETTEVQVSIIESDALVELRCGCHGGRSSGGGVLVRVMQALQGLHVEVTAVQASCGGGGADDGVLVAELRGKVKDDDGGDDDDDDVAGGSRRRRRRSSIAQVKRAIHLVLSSSSSSSP